A genome region from Triticum aestivum cultivar Chinese Spring chromosome 2B, IWGSC CS RefSeq v2.1, whole genome shotgun sequence includes the following:
- the LOC123043251 gene encoding cullin-associated NEDD8-dissociated protein 1 — protein MANTNITGILEKMTGKDKDYRYMATSDLLSELNKESFKADQDLESKLTNIVLQQLEDASGDVSGLAVKCLAPLVKKVNEERVVEMTDKLCDKLLNGKDQHRDTASIALKAVIVEVTTASLSEKILVSLAPQLINGVTNGKSAEIKCECLDILSDVLHRFGNMITKDHAYMLTALLTQLSSTQASVRKKSVSCIASLAPCLSDDLLAKATLEVVKLLKIKRAKSDITRTNIQMIGALSRSVGYRFGPHLAEAVPLLISYCTSASENDEELREYSLQALESFMLRCPRDISPYCESILNLALEYVSYDPNFTDSMEEDTDDEVQDEEEDDESADEYTDDEDASWKVRRASAKCLSAIIASRPQMLSKMYQEACPKLVDRFREREENVKMDIFNTFIELLRQTGNVTKGQGDIDESSSRWLLKQEVPKVVKSINRQLREKSIKTKVGAFSVLKELVVVLPDCLADQFGSIVPGIEKALNDKSSTSNLKIEALAFTRIVMASHSPSVFHPYIQALSGPILSAIGDRYYKVTAEALRVCGELVRVLRPNFEAPSIDFRPYIIPIYKAILARLANQDQDQEVKECAISCMSLVIATFGDGLQRELPSCLPILVDRMGNEITRLTAVKAFAVIANSPLRIDLSCVLDHVVSELTAFLRKANRALRQATLGTLNSLVVTYGSQIGSSSYETILAELSTLISDVDLHMAALALELCCTIMVDRSSVKNVGLAVKHKVLPEALTLIRSALLQGHALQALQKFFAALVQSANISFETLLNSLISTAKPSQSGGLSKQALFSIAQCVAVLCLAAGDQKCASTIEMLKGILNDDSSTNSAKQHMALLCLGEIGRRKDLSNHIQIENIVIESFQSPFEEIKSAASYALGNIAVGNLSKYLPFILDQIDNQQKKQYLLLHSLKEVIARQSVDHTGQSELQDSNIVKILALLFNHCESEEEGVRNVVAECLGKIALIEPNKLIPALKERTTSPAANTRATVAIAIKYSIVERTGKIDAILYSEISTFLMLIKDSDRHVRRAAVLALSTAAHNKPSLIKGLLPELLPLLYDQTVVKQELIRTVDLGPFKHVVDDGLELRKAAFECIDTLLDNCLDQVNPSSFIIPFLLSGLGDHYDVKMPCHLILSKLADKCPSAVLAVLDSLVEPLEKTIGHKPKSDAVKQEIDRNEDLIRSALRAIAAVNRISGSDYSMKLKNLMSKITATPSLAEKYNSVRSE, from the exons ATGGCGAATACGAACATAACCGGCATCTTGGAGAAG ATGACAGGGAAAGATAAAGACTACAGATATATGGCTACATCAGATCTGCTTAGTGAGTTGAACAAAGAGAGTTTCAAAGCAGATCAAGACCTTGAATCAAAGTTGACTAATATTGTTCTTCAACAACTGGAAGATGCTTCAGGAGATGTTTCTGGTTTAGCTGTGAAATG CTTGGCTCCACTTGTTAAGAAGGTTAACGAGGAAAGAGTAGTGGAGATGACCGACAAGCTTTGTGATAAATTACTCAATGGGAAGGACCAACATCGTGATACTGCTAGTATAGCTCTGAAGGCAGTCATTGTGGAAGTTACTACGGCGTCACTTTCTGAAAAGATTTTAGTTTCTCTTGCCCCGCAACTAATCAACGGTGTCACCAAT GGAAAGAGTGCTGAAATTAAATGTGAATGCCTTGACATATTAAGTGATGTGCTTCATAGATTCGGCAACATGATCACGAAAGATCATGCGTATATGCTCACTGCACTTTTAACTCAGCTGAGCTCCACTCAAGCAAGTGTCAGAAAGAAGTCTGTTTCGTGCATTG CATCGCTTGCTCCATGTTTGTCAGATGATCTATTAGCCAAGGCAACTCTGGAGGTTGTCAAATTGCTGAAAATTAAAAGGGCAAAGTCTGACATAACCCGAACAAATATTCAGATGATTGGTGCTCTAAG TCGCTCAGTTGGATACCGGTTTGGACCACACCTTGCTGAAGCTGTTCCTTTGCTCATAAGCTATTGTACAAGTGcatcagaaaatgatgaagagctCCGTGAGTACAGCTTGCAG GCCCTCGAGAGTTTTATGCTCAGATGTCCAAGAGATATTTCCCCATATTGTGAGAGTATTTTGAATCTTGCTTTGGAATATGTAAGCTATGATCCTAATTTCACTGATAGTATGGAGGAGGATACTGACGATGAAGTACAGGATGAGGAAGAGGACGA TGAGAGTGCGGATGAATACACAGACGATGAGGATGCAAGCTGGAAGGTTCGCCGGGCATCAGCGAAGTGCCTATCTGCAATTATAGCATCTCGTCCTCAAATGTTGTCTAAGATGTATCAGGAG GCATGTCCAAAGTTAGTTGACCGCTTTAGGGAAAGAGAGGAGAATGTAAAG ATGGACATCTTCAACACATTTATTGAGTTGTTACGCCAAACTGGTAATGTGACAAAAGGACAAGGTGACATTGATGAGTCTAG CTCTAGATGGTTGCTGAAGCAAGAGGTACCCAAAGTTGTCAAGTCTATCAATAGGCAGTTGCGTGAAAAATCAATCAAGACAAAG GTTGGAGCATTCTCAGTATTGAAGGAGCTTGTTGTTGTGTTACCAGATTGTCTTGCTGATCAGTTCGGGTCAATTGTTCCTGGGATTGAGAAGGCTTTGAAT GATAAATCTTCTACCTCCAACCTGAAGATTGAGGCCCTTGCATTTACTAGGATTGTTATGGCTTCCCATTCACCCTCTGTGTTTCATCCATACATCCAG GCACTTTCTGGTCCAATATTATCTGCTATTGGAGATAGATATTACAAAGTCACCGCTGAGGCTTTACGGGTGTGCGGGGAGCTGGTCCGGGTGCTCCGCCCAAACTTTGAG GCACCTTCAATAGATTTTAGGCCATATATTATTCCAATCTATAAAGCTATATTGGCCCGCTTGGCGAATCAAGATCAAGATCAG GAAGTTAAAGAGTGTGCCATATCATGCATGAGCCTTGTGATCGCCACTTTTGGTGATGGTCTTCAGAGGGAATTGCCTTCATGCCTTCCCATACTTGTTGATAGGATGGGCAATGAAATTACACGACTTACAGCGGTCAAG GCATTTGCTGTGATTGCGAATTCACCTCTTCGTATTGATCTTTCATGTGTCTTGGACCATGTCGTTTCTGAGCTCACAGCTTTCCTTCGAAAG GCCAACAGAGCCCTTAGGCAGGCAACATTGGGAACCTTAAATTCTCTGGTTGTCACATATGGGAGTCAAATTGGCTCGTCCTCTTATGAAACGATATTAGCTGAACTTTCTACTCTCATAAG TGACGTCGATTTGCATATGGCCGCTCTAGCGTTGGAACTGTGTTGCACAATAATGGTTGACAGAAGTTCCGTTAAAAATGTTGGTTTAGCTGTGAAACATAAAGTTTTGCCTGAGGCCCTTACTTTGATCAGGAGTGCTCTGTTGCAAGGACACGCACTGCAG GCGCTACAGAAGTTTTTTGCTGCACTGGTCCAATCTGCAAATATAAGCTTTGAAACTTTGTTGAACTCCCTTATTTCCACTGCTAAACCATCACAGTCAGGCGGTCTTTCCAAGCAGGCACTGTTCTCTATTGCACAGTGTGTTGCTGTGCTATGCTTAGCAGCTGGTGATCAGAAGTGTGCATCAACTATTGAAATGCTTAAAGGCATTCTGAATGATGACAGTTCTACTAATTCT GCTAAACAACACATGGCCTTGTTATGTTTGGGAGAAATTGGAAGAAGGAAGGACCTCAGCAATCATATTCAAATTGAGAACATCGTCATCGAATCATTCCAGTCACCGTTTGAGGAGATAAAGTCTGCAGCATCATATGCTCTTGGAAACATTGCGGTTGGCAATCTATCCAAGTATTTGCCATTTATCTTGGATCAGATTGACAATCAACAGAAGAAGCAGTATCTCTTGCTTCATTCACTGAAAGAG GTAATTGCGCGACAGTCTGTTGATCATACTGGCCAGAGTGAGCTCCAGGACTCAAACATTGTGAAGATATTGGCATTGCTCTTTAATCACTGCGAAAGTGAGGAGGAAGGAGTTCGGAATGTGGTTGCTGAGTGTTTAGGCAAAATTGCACTTATTGAACCTAACAAATTAATCCCTGCTCTGAAG GAACGCACAACTAGCCCAGCAGCAAACACAAGGGCTACAGTTGCCATTGCTATAAAATATTCAATCGTTGAACGGACTGGAAAGATAGATGCAATCTTGTACTCGGAGATTTCTACTTTCCTTATGTTAATTAAAGATAGTGACAGG CATGTGCGACGTGCAGCTGTCCTTGCGTTGAGTACAGCTGCCCATAACAAGCCAAGTTTGATCAAAGGTCTTCTTCCTGAATTGTTGCCTCTTTTGTATGACCAGACTGTCGTGAAG CAAGAATTGATCAGGACCGTTGATCTAGGGCCTTTCAAGCATGTCGTTGATGATGGGCTTGAGCTTAGGAAAGCTGCCTTTGAATGTATTGACACATTGCTGGATAACTGTCTTGATCAAGTGAATCCGTCGTCCTTCATCATTCCTTTCCTCTTATCTGGCTTAGGTG ATCATTATGATGTGAAAATGCCCTGCCATCTGATTCTCTCGAAGCTAGCAGACAAGTGCCCTTCTGCTGTACTTGCAG TTTTGGACTCGCTAGTTGAACCTCTTGAGAAAACCATCGGTCACAAACCTAAGAGCGACGCAGTGAAGCAGGAGATTGATCGCAACGAAGACTTGATTCGCAGTGCTCTTCGAGCAATCGCTGCTGTAAACCGCATAAG TGGCAGCGACTACAGCATGAAGTTGAAGAATCTGATGAGCAAGATAACGGCCACCCCTTCACTTGCCGAGAAGTACAATTCGGTGCGCAGCGAATGA